In Rhodanobacter humi, the genomic stretch TGGCGGTGGGCGTCTTCCCCAAGGGCGGCGATCCCGCGCCGATCCTGAAGAAGATGCAGGCGATCCTCGCCGACGCGGCGAGCAAGGGCATCGACCCCGCGCTGGTCGACGCGGCCAAGCGCAAGGCGATCGCCGACCTGGAGTTCAAGAAGAATTCGGTGGACGGCCTCGCCAACGCGTGGTCGCACGCGCTTGCGTTCCAGGACGCCGAATCGCCCGACGCGATCAAGGCCGCGATCGAGGCGGTGACGCCTGCCGCGGTGGATGCGCTGGCGAAGCAGACCTTCGACCACGCGCATGCGATCACCGCAATCCTCACCCCGGAAAGCTCGGGCAAGCCGGTGGCGGGCAAGGGCTTCGGCGGCGCCGAGAGCTTCGCTTCGACACCCGACAAGCCGGTGCAGCTGCCGGCCTGGGCCGAGCAGGCGTTCGCGAAGCTCGAAGTGCCGAAGTCCTCACTGCAGCCCGTCGCCTACACCTTGCCGAACGGCCTCAAGCTGATCGTGCAGCCGGAAACGATCAGCGACACGGTGGAACTCTACGGCGCCGTCCAGACCAACCAGGACCTGCAGGCGCCCAAGGGCGAGGAAGGCGTGGCCGACGTGCTGGAAGGCCTGTTTCCGTTCGGCACCGAACACCTGGACCGGCTCGCGTTCCAGCAGGCGCTGGATGCGATCAGCGCGCACGAGAGCGCCGGCGCCAGCTTCTCGCTGGCGGTGCCGTCCGCGCACTTCGCCGAGGGCGTGAAGCTGCTCGCCGACAACGAACTGCGTCCCGCCCTGCCCGCGCAGGCCTTCTCGGTGGTGCAGCGGCAAGTCGCAGGTGCGGCGGCCGGCATCTTGCAGTCGCCCGGCTTCCTGTTCGAGCAGGGGCTGGACAAGGCGCTGCTGCCGGCCAATGATCCCGCACTGCGCCATCCCACGCCGCAGAACGTGATGGCGCTGACCTTGGACAAGGTAAAGGCGTATTACGCGCAGACCTTCCGCCCCGACCTGACCATCATCGTGGTGGTCGGCAAGGTCGATCCGGCGCAGGCAAAGAACGTGATCGAGCAGGCCTTCGGCGACTGGAAGGCACAAGGGCCGAAGCCCGATACCAACTACGCCGCCGTACCCGCGAACAAACCCGGCAAGCTGCACGTGCCCGACGCCAGCGCGGTGCAGGACAGCGTGGACATGGCGCAGACCATCGCCATCACCTTCGATAACCCGGACCGTTTCGCGATCAACCTTGGCAACCAGGTGCTGGGCGGCGGCTTCTACGCCTCGCGGCTCACCCGCGACCTGCGCGAGAAGCACGGCCTGGTCTACACCGTGGGCGTGGGTCTGGATGCACGCAAGCACCGCGGCAGTTACAAGGTGTTCTTCGGCTGCGATCCCGACAAGGTGGGCGCCGCCAGCGCGCTGGTGGTGCAGAACCTCAGGCAGATGCAGCAGCAGCCGGTGACCGACACCGAGCTGAAGCAGGCCAAGGGCATCCTGCTGCGGCGCATCCCGCTGGGCGAATCCAGCTTCGGCGCAATCGGCGGCCAGTTGCTCACGCTGTCGCAGGAAGGCAAGCCGCTGGATGCGATGACCATCGCCGGCCAGCACTACCTGCAGCTGACCGCGCCCGAGGTGCAGCAGGCGTTCGCGAAATACCTGCGGCCGGATGGACTGGTCACCGCGGTGAAGGGGCCGGCGCCGAAGGGCTGACCCTTTCTGATGACGTGGGTCGGGATTTGTCCCGACTCCTCATGCACGGTCGGGATGAATCTCGACCCACGGGGATGGCTGACGCAGGTCGGGATTCATCCCGACCCGCGAGGCTGACGGCACGGTGCGGCGCAGCGCTGCAGCCGGGTCACCAGCTGCATCTGGCTGTGCATCAGCGTCTTCTCGAACACGTGCTTGAGGTGGTTGCGGGCGGTGCCCTCGCCCAAGCGCAGCAGGCGGGCGCAGTCGCGCAGCGGATGGCCTTCGGCCAGCAGACCGGCCAGTGCGGCTTCGCGCGGAGTCAGTCCGAACGCCTCGGCGATCGCCTCACGGGACATCGAGAGGCGACCATCGGGGACGGTGATGAAGATCGCCACCCACGACGGTGGCCGGGAAGTCAGCGAGCTGAGATTGAGCAGCAGCGGCAACCGCGCCGAAGGGCGCGGCAGCGCGAGCCGCATCCGGCCTCGCAGCAGCCTGCCGTCGTCCGGCAGGCCACATCCGGCCAGCGCCACGGCACGGCGCAGGCGCTGCGTGTCGCCGGCGGTGGCGGCGTGCAAGCCGCCGGGTCGCACGACCAGGCCGTCGTGTTCCGCCAGGATCGCGCGCGCCTGCCGATTCAGGTAACGGGGACGCGCTGCCGCGTCGACGAGGATCACGCCGGTCACCAGTCGGTCGAGCACCTGCTGCAGGACGGTGGCGGGAATCGCTGGCACGGAAAAATCCGGCGCATCGAACGGCGATGCGGGAATTTCCCAGGCAACCAGCTGTTGCGGGCGCTTGCCCATGATGACTTCGCGGCCACCGCTGCCCTCATTCGCCCCATCCCGTTTGGGACAGGCTGCGGCACGAACGACGGCGTAAACAGGGCATTCATCCTACTCCGCTGCCGCCGTGGCGGCAGCGATCCGGAGCGGTCCCATGGCTGTCGATACAGAGCGTTTGCATGCCTTTCTGGGCAAGGCGGTCGGCGATCTCGGGGCGGCGATCAGCGCCAGCCTGATCCTGATCGGTGACGAACTCGGTTTCTACAAGGCGCTGGCCGCCGGACCACTTGCCGCGGCCGAACTGGCGAAGCGCACCGGCACCGCCGAGCGCTACGTGCGCGAGTGGCTGGGCAACCAGGCCGCCGGCGGTTACGTCGAATACGACGCCGCGAACGACAAGTACGGCCTCAATGAGGAACAGGCGCTGTGCCTGGCCGACCCGAACGGACCGGCCGACCTGCCGGGGGCGTACGAACTCGTCGAGGCGGTATTCCATGCCAAGTCGCGCACGCTGGAACATTTCCGCAACGGCGAGGGTATGGAGTGGGGCGAGCACCATCCCTGCCTGTTCCGCGGCTGCGAACGTTTCTTCCGCGGCGGCTACAACGCGAACCTGGTCGGCAGCTGGCTGCCGGCACTCGATGGTGTGATGGACAAGCTCGGCAAGGGCGGCCGCGCGGCCGACATCGGCTGCGGCCACGGCGCCAGCACGGTGCTGATGGCGAAGTCGTTCCCGCATTCGAGCTTCGTCGGCTACGACTACCACGCGCCCTCGATCGACGTGGCGCGCGACCGCGCCAAGGCGGCGGGCGTGGCAAACGCCTCGTTCGAAGTAGCCGATGCCACGAGCTACCCGGGCCGGGACTACGACCTGATCACCTTCTTCGACTGCCTGCACGACATGGGCGACCCGGTGGGCGCGGCCAGGCACGCGCGGCAGGCTCTGAAGGACGATGGCAACTGCATGCTGGTGGAGCCGTTCGCGGGCGACCGCGTGCAGGACAACCTCAACCCGGTCGGGCGCGTGTACTACGGCGCCTCCTCGCAGATCTGCGTGCCGGTCTCGCTGGCCCGCAAGGGGCCGGCGCTGGGCGCGCAGGCCGGCGAGGCGCGCCTGCGCGCGGTGATGGTCGACGGCGGCGGCTTCCGCCGCTTCCGCCGCGCCACCGAGACGCCATTCAACATCGTGCTGGAGGCGCGGCCGTAGCCGCGCCGTGCGGGCTCACTTCAGCAGCGAGCGCAGCATCCACGCGGTCTTCTCGTGCGCCTTCAACCGGCCGGTCAGCATGTCGGCGGTGCCCTCGTCGCCGGCCTTGTCGGCCAGCTTGATCGCGCTGCGCGCGGTGTGCGCCACGATCTCGTGGCCTTCCACCAGCTGGCCCACCATCACCTTCCATTCCGGCACGCCGGCCTCCTCCTTGATCGAGCCGAGCTTGGCGAACTGGCTGTAGGAACCGGGCGCGAACATGTCCAGCGTGCGGATGCGCTCGGCCACCTCGTCGGCGGCCAGCCACAGCTCGTTGTATTGGGTCTCGAACATCGCGTGCAGGCTGTTGAACTGCGGGCCGGTGACGTTCCAGTGAAAGCTGTGCGTCTTGAGGTACAGCGAATAGGTGTCGGCCAGCAGCTTGGACAACTGCCTGGCGATGGCTTCGCGATCCTTCCTGGCGATACCGATGTTCGTGGCCATGGTGTGCTCCTCGTGGCGTGAGTGGATGGGCTTACGGTAGCGATACGTCGCGTGCCGGTGAAATGAATCCTTGCGATGCTGTCGATAGCGGCAGGCTATCGAGCCGCCACCGGCCTGCCGCTATCATGTGCGGTCCCATGAACGACCCGAACCGCCAGCGCCCCGCGCCCGCCGCCGACCGCCCCCTGCGCGAACTGCGCCGGGCGCTGGACGGCGTGTGCAGCCACGACTTCGGTCGCCTGCTGGGGCGCTGGCGCGGGCTGTCGAAACGGCCGGACGCGGACAAGCTGGCGATGCTCGCCGCGGATATCGAAATCTCCGCCGCGAAACGCCGCACCCGCGCCGCGGCCAAGCCCGCGATCCGATTGGACGAATCGCTGCCGATCACCGCGCGTGCGGACGAGATCGTCAAGCTGATCCGCGAGCACCAGGTAGTGGTGATCGCCGGCGAGACCGGTTCGGGCAAGACCACGCAGTTGCCCAAGCTGTGCCTCGCCGCCGGTCGTGGCGAGGCGGGACTGATCGGCTGCACCCAGCCGCGCCGGCTCGCCGCGCGTTCGGTGGCGCGCCGCGTGGCGGAGGAACTGGGCACGCCACTCGGCGACCAGGTGGGCTTCCAAGTGCGCTTCACCGACCAGGTGAGCGAACGCACGCTGGTGAAGTTCATGACCGACGGCATCCTGCTCGCCGAGACGCAGGGCGATCCGTGGCTGTCAGCCTACGACACGCTGATCATCGACGAGGCGCACGAGCGCAGCCTCAACATCGACTTCCTGCTCGGGTATCTCAAGCGGCTCGCCGCGAAGCGGCCCGAGCTGAAGATCATCGTCACCTCGGCCACCATCGACACCGCGCGCTTCGCCGAGCACTTCGGCGGCGCACCGGTGGTGTCGGTTGAGGGGCGCGCGTATCCGGTGGAATTGCGCTGGCGGCCGGCAGGGCAAAACCGGGGTCAGAGTGGCCTTTCGCAGGCGAAAGGCCACTCTGACCCCGGTTTTGCTTTCCAGCAAGGCAGCGCCGAACACATCGCCGCCGTGCTGGACGAGATCATCGCCGACCGCAGCCTGGGCGGCGGCCCCGGCGACGTGCTGGTGTTCCTGCCCGGCGAACGCGAGATCCGCGACGCGCACCTGCTGCTGTCGCGCCGCCAGTACCGCGAAACCGAGATCCTGCCGCTGTACGCGCGGCTGTCCGCCACCGACCAGGACCGCGTGTTCAAGCCCGGCCCGAAGCGTCGCGTGGTGCTGGCGACGAACGTGGCCGAGACCTCGCTCACCGTGCCGCGCATCCGCTACGTGGTCGACACCGGCAGCGCGCGGGTGAAGCGCTACAGCCAGCGCAGCCAGCTGGAACGCCTGCACGTGGAGCCCATCTCGCAGGCCGCCGCCGACCAGCGCAAGGGCCGCTGCGGCCGCATCGGCCCGGGCATCTGCTATCGCCTCTACGACGAGGCGGATTTCGCCGTGCGCAACGCCTTCACCGACCCCGAACTGCTGCGCTCCTCGCTGGCCAACGTGATCCTGCGCATGCTGGCGCTGAAGCTGGGCGACGTGGACGACTTCCCCTTCCTCGACGCGCCCGATCCGCGCGTGGTCGCCGACGGCTACCGCCGCCTCGCCGAGATCGGCGCCATCGACGCGGCGCGCGCGCTCACCGCCACCGGCCGCACGCTGGCGAAGCTGCCGATCGACGTGCAGCTCGCGCGCATGCTGGTGGAGGCGGAAAAACTCGGCGCGCTGCGCGAGCTGCTGACGGTGGTCTCCTTCCTCAGCATCCAGGATCCGCGCGAACGCCCCGCCGACGCGCGCCAGCAGGCCGATCAGGCGCATGCGGCGTTTGCCGATCCCAAGTCGGATTTCGTCGGCGTACTGAACCTGTGGCGCGACTACCACAAGGCACACGAGGAACTGACGCAATCGAAACTGCGCGACTGGTGCTCGCGGCATTTCCTCAGCTTCATGCGCATGCGCGAATGGCGCGAGCTGCATCGGCAGTTGCTGCTGGTGGTGCAGGAGTTGGGGTGGAAGCTGGATGCTCAAGCTCCCTCTCCCTCGCCTGCTCTTGGCCCCCTCTCCCCCAAGCAGAGCTTGGGGGAGAGGGCTGGGGTGAGGGGGGCAAGCTCGCGGAGAACTGACAAGAACAAAGACGCTTCGCACGGACGCTCACGCAAGCCCCAACCCCTCACCCCAACCCTCTCCCAGGAGGGGAGAGGGAGTGAGGATGAGGCGGCGCGCCAATTCGAAAACATTCACCGCTCCCTCCTCGCCGGCCTGCCCACCCAAGTCGGCCGCAAGGACGAGCGCGGCATCTACCAGGGCACGCGCGAGCGCAAGTTCCAAGTCTTCCCCGGCTCGGCGCTGGCGAAGGTGCCGCCGAACTGGATCTTCGCCGCGCAGATCCTCGATGTGGGCGGCAAGGTGTGGGCGATGATGTGCGCACGCATCGAGCCCGTATGGGTCGAGCAGCAGGCTGCGCATCTGCTGAAATCCTCCTGCCGCGACGCGCACTGGTCGAAGAAGCGCGGCTGCGTGGTGGCCTACGAGCAGGTGAGTCTGTTTGGCCTGAACCTGGTCGAGCGCCGGGCGGTGACATTCGAGAAACAGGATCCCACGCTGGCCCACGAGATCTTCCTGCGCGAGGCACTGGCGCGCGGCGACATCGAGGCGCGCGCCGACTTCGTGCGCGCGAACCAGCGCGTGCTCGAAGACGCCCAGGGCATCGAAGCGAAACAGCGCCGCGAGGGCCTGATCCGCCACGAGGACGAGCTGGTCGACTTCTTCCGCGACAAGCTGCCGGAAGACATTTCATCCAGCCGTGCATTGGATGCGTGGTATCGCCACGCGCGTCCCGCCGAGCAGGCCGCGCTGCGCTGGTCGCTGGATGACGTGATGGTCGGCGGCGCGGGGCTCGATCCGAAAGCGTTTCCCGCGACGCTGGAGATCGCACCGAAGGGTGGGGCAGCGCAACGTTACCGCCTCGAATACCGCTTCGTGCCCGGCGACGAGGCCGACGGCGTCACCCTGCACCTGCCGCTGGCGATGTTGAACGCCCTGCCCGCCGCACGCTGCGAATGGCTGGTGCCGGGCCTGCTGGCCGACAAGGCCGCCGAACTGATCCGCGGCCTGCCCAAGGCGCTGCGCCGCAACTTCGTGCCCGCGCCGGACTTCGCGCGCGCCTTCGCCGAAGCCGAGGCGCCGCGCGACGAGCCGCTGGCCACGGCGCTGGCTGCGTTCCTGAAGCGCGCCACCGGCGTGGCCATCGACGCCGGCGAATTCGCTGCGGTGGAACTCGCGCCGCACTTCCTGATGCGCTACCGCGTGCACGACGACAGCGGCCGCACGCTCGCCGCCAGCCGCGACCTCGCCGCGCTGCGCGCCGAATGGGAAGGCCGCGCGCGCGAAGCGTTCTCGAAGAAGACCGACGTGGAGCTCACCCGCGAGGACGTCACCGCGTGGGACTTCGAGGAGATCCCCCGCGAGGTGCGCTCCAAGGGCAACCTGCTCGCCTTCCCCGCGCTGGTCGACCTTGGCGACGCCGTGGCGCTGCGCGTGTTCGAGCGTCGCGACGAGGCCGCTGCCGCCCACCTCGACGGCGTGCTGCGCCTGCTGCGCAACGCGCTGGCCAGCGAGCTGAAACAGGCGCGCCGCCGCCTGCCGATCAGCAACCCGCTGGCACTGAAATACGCCTCGCTGGGCGGCGTGGACGGCCTGCGCGAAGACCTGGTTGAAGGCGGCCTCGCCGATCTCGTGGCGCGGCTCGACCTCGACGTGTGCAGCGCGGGCGCGTTCGCCGCACTGCACACGCAGGCTGCGCGCGAGTTGTTCGCCGGCGCCATCGAACGGCTGAAACTCGCCGAACCGATCATCGAGGCGCAGGCCGAACTGCGGCCCTGGCTGCAACCGCCGCTGCTGGGTTTCGCCCGCGCCAGCTACGACGACTTGCGCGAGCAGCTCGACGCCCTGCTCGCGCCCGGCTTCCTGCGCGAACTGCCGCCGGATCGCCTCGCCCACTACCCGCGCTACCTCAAGGCGATGCGCCTGCGCGGCGAACGCCTGCGCCAGGACCCCGCGAAGGACCAGCAGCGCATGCTGCAGGTGCTGCCGTATTGGCGCGAGTACCTGAAGCACCGCGCCGCCGGCGACGAAGGCCTCGGCGAACTGCGCTGGCTGATCGAGGAATGGCGCGTGTCGCTGTTCGCGCAGGAACTGAAGACCGCCGAGCCGGTATCGGCCAAGCGCCTCGCGAAGGCGCTGGAAGCGATCGCCTCAGCGTGACTTGCGCTTGCGTCGCTGCCACAGCGCCGACATCAGCACGAGCACGGTGGACAGCACACCGAACACGGCGCCCAACACCGGATGCTGCTGCGTGAAGTCGAGCAGCGACGGCGCGCCCGCGTCGCTCCACGCCATCAGCAGCCACGCACCCACCAGGGTGACGCCGGCGGCCAGCAATACCGCCAACAGGGAACGCAACCAGCGCATGGACAAGTCCTGCCGAAACCGAAAGGTGGATCGGCATGATTCTGTGGCCGGTGGCCGGCAAAGCCAAGCGCCGGCAATCCACCTAAAATGGATGCACCCGATACGGTCCCGGCCATGACCACGCACCCGCAATCTGCTCGCCTGCAAGCCTGGCGCGACCGCGCCGGCACGCTGCCGCCCGCGCTGGCCGCGGCGCTGGAAGCCTGCCTGGCGCGGCCGGTGGACCAGGCTGAATGCGCCGACGTGCTCGACCTGCTGGCGATGCTGGGTTGCGACGCGCCCACCCAGGCGGCGGCGTTGTGGTTCGCGCTGTCGCGCGTCGATCCCGCGCTGTGGCAGGCCGAGGCCCCGCGGTTGCCGGCAGACGTGCGCCGGCTGGTGGAAGGCCAGCAGGCCGCCGAGCAGGTATGGGCGCTGCACGCGCAACACGCCAGGGACGGCGGCTCCGAAGGCCTGCGCCGGCTGCTGCTGGCGATCATCCGCGACCTGCGCGTGGTGTTCGTGCTGCTGGCGCGCCAGCTCGCGCGCATGCGCGCGGCGGCGGCGCTGCCCGAGGCCGAGCGGCTGGAACTGGCGCGGCTCACCCGCGACATCCACGCGCCGCTCGCGAACCGCCTCGGCATCTGGCAGCTGAAGTGGGAGCTGGAGGATCTCGCCTTCCGCCACCTGGAGCCGGATACCTACCGGCGCATCGCGAAGCTGCTGGACGAGCGCCGCGCCGACCGCGAGGCCTTCATCCGCGAATCACTGGCCATGCTGGGCGACGCGCTCGTGGCCGCCGGCATCCGCGCCGAGCTGGCCGGGCGGCCCAAGCACATCTATTCCATCTGGAAGAAGATGCAGAAAAAGGGCGTTGAGTTCGCCGAGCTGTACGACATCCGCGCGGTGCGCGTGCTGGTCGATTCGGTGGCCGACTGCTACGCCGCGCTGGGCGTGGTGCACACGTTGTGGCCGCACCTGCCGCGCGAATTCGACGACTACCTCGCGCGTCCCAAGGGCAACGGCTACCGCTCGCTGCACACCGCGGTGATCGGCCCGCGCGACCGCACGCTGGAAGTGCAGATCCGCACCCACGAGATGCACCGCGCGAACGAGCTCGGCGTGGCCGCGCACTGGCGCTACAAGGAAGGCGGCGGTGCCGATGCCGAGTTCGAGGCGAAGATCGCCTGGATGCGCAAGCTGCTGGACACGCGCAGCGAGGACGAGGGCGCGCTGGCCGCCGACCTCAAGACCGCGCTGATGGAGGATCGCGTCTACCTGCTCACGCCGAAGGGCGAGGTGGTGGACCTGCCGCACGGCGGCACCGTGCTGGACTTCGCCTACCACGTGCACACCGAGGTGGGCCACCGTTGCCGCGGCGCCAAGGTCAACGGCCGCATCGTGCCGCTCACCTTCCAGCCGCAGAGCGGCGACCGCGTGGAGATCCTCACCGCAAAGCAGGCCGAGCCCAGCCGCGACTGGCTGTCGCCGCACCACGGCTACCTCAACAGCTCGCGGGCGCGCGACAAGGTGCGCGCGTGGTTCCGCCGGCTGGCGCACGACGCCAATCTCGCGGTGGGCCGCGTGATGTTCGAGCGCGAACTGAAGCGCCTCGCCCTGGCCGAGGTGGGTCTGACGAAACTGCCCGCGCACTTCCACCTGAAGAACCAGGACGAGCTGCTGGTGGCGCTGGCGCTCAACGAGATCAGCACCGGCCAGATCGCCCGCGCGCTGCAGGACATCGCCCAGCCGGAGGACGCCGAGCCGGCACTGCCGCTGGCGCCCGTGCGCCCGGCGCCGGCGCGCGATCCCGGCGCGCTCAGCATCGAGGGCATCGGCAACCTGCTCACCACGCTGGCGCGCTGCTGCCAGCCGCTGCCCGGCGACCCGGTGCGCGGCTACGTCACCAAGGGCCGCGGCGTGTCGGTGCACCGCGCCGACTGCGCCAGCCTCGCGCGGCTGGCGCGGCGCGATCCGGACCGGGTGATCGAGGTGAACTGGGGCAAGGCCAGCGCCCAGGCCTACGAGGTGGACATCGAGCTGCGCGGCTACGACCGCAAGGGCTTGCAGAAGGACGTCACCGGCACGATCAGCAACGCGAACATCCCGATCATCGCCTCCTCCAGCCGCGCCGACGCCAGGAGCGGCGAGGTGGGGATGCGCTTCGCGCTGCGCGTGCGCGACTTCGAGCAGCTCTCCACCCTGCTGGGCCGTCTGCTGGCGCTGCCGAACGTGCTGGAGGCGCGGCGCATCGGTGGCTCGCGCACGCCAGCCTGAACGCGTGTTCCCGCGCGATGCGGCACCGCGGCAACACGATGCTAAAGTTCCCCACGATGAGCCGCGACGCTCAGCCAGAAAGTTCCGTTCGCGCTGAGCGTAGCTTGCGACAGCAAGCAAAGTCGAAGCGCCCAACTGCAACCCTTCGACTTCGGCCCTGCGGGCCTACGCTCAGAGCCTGCCCCGGACTTGATCCGGGGGTGAACGGTGGAGGTACCGGCTGATCCATGTTGCCAATCAGGAAGTTTCCTTGCAATCACCCTTGATCGCATGAGTCACACGGACGGCCATCCATGGCCGCACTCGGGTTTCACTGCGATCATCCTTGATCGCATGAGTCACACGGGCGGCCATCCATGGCCGCACTCTTCAATATGGTTCATTTGAACTTCCCAACCCCATGAGCAGACGCCGCGACCAGCACGAATCCGACCACCGCGGACGCACCGAGCCCACGCTGGGCGATCTGGGCGGGCTCGACGAACCGCCGCGCAGCGCCGCACCGCCCGACGACCTGCCCTCGGTGGACGCCGAGCCGCGCGGCTGGCGCCGTGCCTCGAAGCTGCCGCGCCGCTCCCGTCGTCGCGGCTGGCTGGTGCCCGTGCTGGTGCTGGCGCTGATCGGCGTGGTGGGTGGCGCGTGGATCGAGCAGAACCGCCTGCGCAACCTGCTGCCGCGCACCGAACTCAACGACGTGCTCAGCCGCGCGCAGCAGGCGCTGGCCGCTGGCCATCTGGACGGCGACGACGGCAACAGCGCGCGCGAACTGTTCCAGGCCGCGGTGGCGCTGGAGCCGGACAACGACGCCGCGCGCAACGGCCTGCACCAGGTCGGCATGGCCGAAGTCTCGCAGGCCGACGCCGCGCTGCAAGCCGGCCAGCTCGACGTGGCCGCGCAGAAAGCCGCGGTGGCGCGCGAACTGCTGGGCGGCGGCAGCGACGTCGACCGGCTCGACAAGATGATCGCCGCGAAACGCGGCTCGCAGGTGCAGGTCTCGACCCTGGTGGATCAGGCGCAGCAGGCGTTTGCCGCCGGCCAGTACGGCGGCGAGCACGGCGCTGGCGCGCTGTACCGGCAGGTGCTCGCGGCCGATCCCGGCAACGCGGTGGCGCGCCACGGCCTGGACCAGGTCGGCGACGCGCTGGCCGCGCAGGCGCAGAAGGCGCTGGACGCGAACGACGGCACCACCGCCGACGCCGACATCGAACAACTCGCCGCGCTGCAGCCCAACAACGCCGCCCTGCCCGGCCTGCGCGCCGCCCGCGCACAGGTACGCCAGCAGGACAGCGCCGCGCTCGACGCCGCCCTGCAGCAGGGTGACGACGCGCTGCGCGCCGGCCGCATCGACGGCCCCGGCGACGACACCGCGCTGGCGCACTACAAGGCCGCGCTCGCGCTCGCCCCCGACAACCCGCAGGCCGAAGCCGGCTTGGGCAAGGTGGCGCAGGCGCTGACCGTGCAGGCCAACGCGGCGATGGACGCCGGTGACGCCGCGCAGGCCGGCACCCTGCTCGACCATGCCGCGGCGCTGGCGCCGAAATCCGCCGACCTCGCCGCCGCCCGCGCACGCCTGCAAGGCATGGCGCAAGCCAAGTCCAGCCCCCAAACCGGCATCAAGCCCGGCGCCGCGCCGAAAGCCACCGCCCCCGCCGACGAAGATTCCGCCGCCGACGCCGGCCTGCTGCATCCCGCGCTGACGCCGCAGCAGAGCGAGCAGATCGCCAGCCTGCTGCAGCAGGCGCAGGCCGCCACGCAACGCGGCGACATCATGCTGCCGCCCGGCAAGAGTGCCTACGACCTCTACCGCAACGCACTGGCGATCGACGGCAACAGCGCCGTCGCGCAACACGGCCTGCAAGCCCTGCCGGGCGTAGTGCTGCAACTGTTCAACCGCGCACTGGCCGCCGGCGACCTCGCGCGCGCCGGCCAGATGCTGGACAACCTCGCCGACCTCGCCCCTGGCGAC encodes the following:
- a CDS encoding M16 family metallopeptidase, giving the protein MKKRVLRLAAAIGLALATGGAFAATNDSDVTRATLDNGLRVVIVRDTLAPVVTTEMNYLAGSDEVPAGFPGTAHAVEHMMFRGSPGLSKDQLAAIAANMGGAFNADTTQSVTQYYFVAPTQDLDVALHVQALRMRGVDMSAKEWDKERGAIEQEVSRDLSSPDFKFYTQMLEQMFSGTPYAHTPLGTRPSFDKTTAAMLKDFHDTWYAPNNAILVIAGDVDPAATLAKVKQEFGGIAKKTLPARPAFAFKPVQAKTVQLPTDNPYGSVYLGYRMPGLTSKDYATALVMSQALGSQRAALAGMGFDGTALYGGFFDQGMPQAGVGMAVGVFPKGGDPAPILKKMQAILADAASKGIDPALVDAAKRKAIADLEFKKNSVDGLANAWSHALAFQDAESPDAIKAAIEAVTPAAVDALAKQTFDHAHAITAILTPESSGKPVAGKGFGGAESFASTPDKPVQLPAWAEQAFAKLEVPKSSLQPVAYTLPNGLKLIVQPETISDTVELYGAVQTNQDLQAPKGEEGVADVLEGLFPFGTEHLDRLAFQQALDAISAHESAGASFSLAVPSAHFAEGVKLLADNELRPALPAQAFSVVQRQVAGAAAGILQSPGFLFEQGLDKALLPANDPALRHPTPQNVMALTLDKVKAYYAQTFRPDLTIIVVVGKVDPAQAKNVIEQAFGDWKAQGPKPDTNYAAVPANKPGKLHVPDASAVQDSVDMAQTIAITFDNPDRFAINLGNQVLGGGFYASRLTRDLREKHGLVYTVGVGLDARKHRGSYKVFFGCDPDKVGAASALVVQNLRQMQQQPVTDTELKQAKGILLRRIPLGESSFGAIGGQLLTLSQEGKPLDAMTIAGQHYLQLTAPEVQQAFAKYLRPDGLVTAVKGPAPKG
- a CDS encoding helix-turn-helix transcriptional regulator, with amino-acid sequence MGKRPQQLVAWEIPASPFDAPDFSVPAIPATVLQQVLDRLVTGVILVDAAARPRYLNRQARAILAEHDGLVVRPGGLHAATAGDTQRLRRAVALAGCGLPDDGRLLRGRMRLALPRPSARLPLLLNLSSLTSRPPSWVAIFITVPDGRLSMSREAIAEAFGLTPREAALAGLLAEGHPLRDCARLLRLGEGTARNHLKHVFEKTLMHSQMQLVTRLQRCAAPCRQPRGSG
- a CDS encoding class I SAM-dependent methyltransferase → MAVDTERLHAFLGKAVGDLGAAISASLILIGDELGFYKALAAGPLAAAELAKRTGTAERYVREWLGNQAAGGYVEYDAANDKYGLNEEQALCLADPNGPADLPGAYELVEAVFHAKSRTLEHFRNGEGMEWGEHHPCLFRGCERFFRGGYNANLVGSWLPALDGVMDKLGKGGRAADIGCGHGASTVLMAKSFPHSSFVGYDYHAPSIDVARDRAKAAGVANASFEVADATSYPGRDYDLITFFDCLHDMGDPVGAARHARQALKDDGNCMLVEPFAGDRVQDNLNPVGRVYYGASSQICVPVSLARKGPALGAQAGEARLRAVMVDGGGFRRFRRATETPFNIVLEARP
- a CDS encoding Dps family protein translates to MATNIGIARKDREAIARQLSKLLADTYSLYLKTHSFHWNVTGPQFNSLHAMFETQYNELWLAADEVAERIRTLDMFAPGSYSQFAKLGSIKEEAGVPEWKVMVGQLVEGHEIVAHTARSAIKLADKAGDEGTADMLTGRLKAHEKTAWMLRSLLK